The following proteins come from a genomic window of Daphnia carinata strain CSIRO-1 chromosome 6, CSIRO_AGI_Dcar_HiC_V3, whole genome shotgun sequence:
- the LOC130690036 gene encoding beta-1,3-glucan-binding protein-like isoform X1, which translates to MSFRYSSESLFFVFFTLQFFLAIVLAQTSQLVFQEDFNTLDRNRWQHLITAWRGGNNEFQYYTNRTENSYVKNGVLFIKPTLTADRFGNDFLYTGTLDLNKEGCNINWDNGCFVYRIFLLNKTLIDMCKNKIYFLFNNFSQAGAEIINPIQSARIVTSKSFSFTYGTVEVRAKMPRGDWIWPAIWMLPTDSVYGNWPRSGEIDIVEARGNADLTCNDGQGKIGNSKMYSTLHWGPDGANNQFRKTSWAKLLSNGTYSSDFHIYRLEWLSTGITFKVDGQVVGSVSPPAGGFWQLSGLTGTNPWAAGTKMAPFDKKFHFVLNVAVGGNFFPDGCVNVPYNKPWTGSSSTQMRSFWERKCEWYPTWYRTSQDDAAMQVDYIRVWSA; encoded by the exons ATGTCATTCAGATATTCGTCTGAAAgcttatttttcgtttttttcacTCTCCAATTCTTTTTGGCCATCGTTTTGGCTCAGACCAGTCAACTCGTTTTCCAAGAGGATTTCAACACCTTGGATCGTAATCGCTGGCAACACCTGATCACTGCCTGGCGAGGGGGCAACAACGAATTCCAGTATTATACGAATCGCACAGAAAACAG TTATGTCAAAAATGGAGTGCTTTTTATAAAGCCGACATTGACCGCCGATCGCTTCGGCAACGATTTTCTTTACACGGGGACTTTGGATTTGAATAAGGAAGGATGCAATATCAACTGGGATAACGGATGTTTCGTGTATCGTATTTTCCTTCTTAATAAAACGCTTATTGACATGTGCaagaataaaatttattttctgtttaatAACTTTAGCCAGGCTGGGGCAGAAATTATCAATCCAATCCAATCAGCGCGGATCGTGACGAGTAAATCATTCAGCTTCACGTATGGAACGGTGGAGGTCCGCGCAAAAATGCCTCGAGGCGATTGGATTTGGCCAG CGATTTGGATGCTGCCAACGGACTCGGTCTACGGAAATTGGCCCCGTTCTGGTGAGATAGATATCGTGGAAGCTAGAGGAAACGCTGATTTGACTTGCAATGATGGCCAAGGCAAGATTGGAAATAGCAAAATGTACTCTACCCTTCACTGGGGTCCAGACGGTGCCAACAATCAATTCCGAAAGACATCTTGGGCAAA GTTATTATCGAATGGAACGTACTCCTCCGACTTTCACATTTACCGTCTTGAATGGCTTTCCACTGGTATCACGTTTAAGGTAGACGGCCAGGTGGTGGGTTCTGTATCTCCACCAGCTGGTGGCTTTTGGCAGTTATCCGGGCTGACTGGAACCAATCCATGGGCTGCAGGAACAAAAATGGCTCCCTTTGACAAGAAG tTCCATTTTGTTCTAAACGTTGCTGTTGGAGGTAATTTTTTCCCTGATGGTTGTGTGAATGTTCCTTATAACAAACCATGGACTGGATCCAGCTCGACTCAGATGCGTTCTTTCTGGGAAAGAAAGTGTGAATGGTATCCTACTTGGTACCGAACTTCTCAGGACGATGCCGCCATGCAAGTTGACTACATTCGAGTATGGAGTGCTTAG
- the LOC130690036 gene encoding beta-1,3-glucan-binding protein-like isoform X2 → MSFRYSSESLFFVFFTLQFFLAIVLAQTSQLVFQEDFNTLDRNRWQHLITAWRGGNNEFQYYTNRTENSYVKNGVLFIKPTLTADRFGNDFLYTGTLDLNKEGCNINWDNGCFVQAGAEIINPIQSARIVTSKSFSFTYGTVEVRAKMPRGDWIWPAIWMLPTDSVYGNWPRSGEIDIVEARGNADLTCNDGQGKIGNSKMYSTLHWGPDGANNQFRKTSWAKLLSNGTYSSDFHIYRLEWLSTGITFKVDGQVVGSVSPPAGGFWQLSGLTGTNPWAAGTKMAPFDKKFHFVLNVAVGGNFFPDGCVNVPYNKPWTGSSSTQMRSFWERKCEWYPTWYRTSQDDAAMQVDYIRVWSA, encoded by the exons ATGTCATTCAGATATTCGTCTGAAAgcttatttttcgtttttttcacTCTCCAATTCTTTTTGGCCATCGTTTTGGCTCAGACCAGTCAACTCGTTTTCCAAGAGGATTTCAACACCTTGGATCGTAATCGCTGGCAACACCTGATCACTGCCTGGCGAGGGGGCAACAACGAATTCCAGTATTATACGAATCGCACAGAAAACAG TTATGTCAAAAATGGAGTGCTTTTTATAAAGCCGACATTGACCGCCGATCGCTTCGGCAACGATTTTCTTTACACGGGGACTTTGGATTTGAATAAGGAAGGATGCAATATCAACTGGGATAACGGATGTTTCGT CCAGGCTGGGGCAGAAATTATCAATCCAATCCAATCAGCGCGGATCGTGACGAGTAAATCATTCAGCTTCACGTATGGAACGGTGGAGGTCCGCGCAAAAATGCCTCGAGGCGATTGGATTTGGCCAG CGATTTGGATGCTGCCAACGGACTCGGTCTACGGAAATTGGCCCCGTTCTGGTGAGATAGATATCGTGGAAGCTAGAGGAAACGCTGATTTGACTTGCAATGATGGCCAAGGCAAGATTGGAAATAGCAAAATGTACTCTACCCTTCACTGGGGTCCAGACGGTGCCAACAATCAATTCCGAAAGACATCTTGGGCAAA GTTATTATCGAATGGAACGTACTCCTCCGACTTTCACATTTACCGTCTTGAATGGCTTTCCACTGGTATCACGTTTAAGGTAGACGGCCAGGTGGTGGGTTCTGTATCTCCACCAGCTGGTGGCTTTTGGCAGTTATCCGGGCTGACTGGAACCAATCCATGGGCTGCAGGAACAAAAATGGCTCCCTTTGACAAGAAG tTCCATTTTGTTCTAAACGTTGCTGTTGGAGGTAATTTTTTCCCTGATGGTTGTGTGAATGTTCCTTATAACAAACCATGGACTGGATCCAGCTCGACTCAGATGCGTTCTTTCTGGGAAAGAAAGTGTGAATGGTATCCTACTTGGTACCGAACTTCTCAGGACGATGCCGCCATGCAAGTTGACTACATTCGAGTATGGAGTGCTTAG
- the LOC130690060 gene encoding uncharacterized protein LOC130690060 — protein sequence MKSFHAIKCSLCWATVFLVILNFNNVSALEWNGAGTDTRWALQCDFIGRDMKNQLSTGDQCGSLCKANPPCSHFTWTNYQGGTCWMKSGLVSEFDSVSKTTDSAVCGFLKSTTGVPSNAWNDAGSLKWALNCDFMGRDLAAVASAPETCGPTCQSNLQCSHFVWTNYQGGTCWLKRSGASECDAIVKLDSGAVCGFMKY from the exons atgaaatcatttcacGCGATTAAATGTTCGCTCTGCTGGGCCACCGTGTTTTTGGTAATATTGAACTTCAATAATGTGTCGGCCCTCGAATGGAACGGCGCTGGAACCGATACTCGTTGGGCACTTCAGTGTGATTTCATAGGCCGGGATATGAAAAACCAACTCAGTACCGGAGACCAATGCGGATCTCTTTGTAAAGCAAATCCTCCTTGCAGCCATTTCACGTGGACTAATTATCaa GGGGGGACGTGTTGGATGAAATCGGGTTTAGTGTCGGAATTTGATTCCGTGTCGAAAACAACCGACAGTGCAGTTTGCGGGTTTCTCAAATCGACTACGGGTGTGCCTTCTAATGCATGGAACGACGCTGGATCCTTAAAATGGGCATTGAATTGCGATTTCATGGGTCGTGATTTGGCAGCAGTAGCGAGCGCTCCTGAAACCTGCGGACCCACTTGTCAGTCTAATCTGCAGTGCAGTCACTTTGTTTGGACGAATTATCAA GGGGGAACCTGCTGGTTAAAGAGGAGCGGCGCTTCTGAATGCGATGCAATTGTTAAGTTGGATTCTGGTGCTGTTTGTGGCTTCATGAAGTACTAA